One Falsihalocynthiibacter arcticus DNA segment encodes these proteins:
- a CDS encoding thermonuclease family protein, translated as MVIVVGLALISWAGYVGYNQGPFLAPITEKKTTGARQISAHPNLSRVIDADTIVVGEIHVRLDGISAPERGHKAYTKGKWFVADLMHKATDVICDLEGRKTYDREVGACYFIMEDGQRIDPQAEVVKAGFARDCPRYSGGRYQNLETPESRALPFPKYC; from the coding sequence ATGGTCATTGTTGTCGGTTTGGCTCTCATCTCCTGGGCAGGCTATGTTGGTTACAATCAAGGGCCATTTTTAGCCCCAATTACAGAGAAAAAGACAACGGGTGCTCGCCAAATATCCGCCCATCCGAACCTTTCGCGTGTCATTGATGCAGATACAATTGTCGTTGGAGAAATTCATGTGCGCTTGGATGGCATATCAGCTCCAGAACGTGGCCATAAAGCTTACACCAAAGGGAAGTGGTTTGTTGCTGACTTAATGCATAAAGCCACCGATGTGATTTGCGATCTTGAGGGACGAAAGACTTATGATCGCGAAGTCGGAGCCTGCTATTTCATCATGGAAGATGGGCAACGGATTGATCCGCAAGCAGAAGTCGTGAAGGCTGGGTTTGCACGAGATTGCCCTCGGTATTCCGGAGGGCGTTATCAAAACCTTGAAACGCCTGAAAGCCGAGCATTACCTTTCCCAAAGTACTGTTAA